The following are encoded in a window of Kaistia algarum genomic DNA:
- a CDS encoding dihydrodipicolinate synthase family protein, whose translation MSARLHSALTGISGIFVTPFDADDHVAPDRLRPLVERALAAGLHVPVANGNTGEFYALSIEEAETMASALVDLVAGRAPVLCGVGRSVGDACRLARSAARGGAAGLMVHQPPDPFAAPRGVAEYVRRVAAAGDGLPVMLYLRNDAIGTAAIADLCAIPGVIGVKWATPNPMRLAEAIAACDPGIIFVGGLAEIWAPALYAVGARGFTSGLINIWPERSLAIHAALEAGDYPRARALIAGMAAFEEIRATEMNGANVSAVKAALLAMGQDCGPTRPPSAWPLRADQQARLEEFLANAGLVRN comes from the coding sequence ATGAGCGCGCGGCTCCATTCCGCGCTGACGGGCATTTCCGGCATCTTCGTCACGCCCTTCGACGCCGACGACCACGTCGCACCCGATCGGCTCCGTCCCCTGGTCGAGCGCGCCTTGGCGGCCGGGCTGCATGTGCCGGTCGCAAACGGCAATACCGGCGAGTTCTATGCGCTCTCCATCGAGGAGGCCGAGACCATGGCGAGCGCGCTCGTCGATCTGGTCGCCGGCCGCGCTCCGGTCCTTTGCGGCGTCGGGCGCTCGGTCGGCGATGCCTGCCGTCTGGCACGCTCGGCCGCCCGTGGCGGGGCGGCCGGACTGATGGTGCACCAGCCGCCCGATCCCTTCGCGGCGCCGCGCGGCGTCGCCGAATATGTCCGCCGCGTCGCCGCGGCGGGCGACGGCCTGCCGGTAATGCTCTATCTGCGCAATGACGCCATCGGGACGGCGGCGATCGCGGATCTCTGCGCCATTCCCGGCGTGATCGGGGTGAAATGGGCGACCCCCAACCCGATGCGTCTGGCGGAGGCCATCGCCGCTTGCGACCCCGGCATCATCTTCGTCGGCGGCCTCGCCGAGATCTGGGCGCCGGCGCTCTATGCCGTTGGCGCGCGCGGCTTCACCTCGGGATTGATCAACATCTGGCCGGAGCGGTCGCTCGCGATCCATGCAGCCCTTGAGGCCGGCGACTATCCACGAGCCCGCGCCCTGATCGCCGGCATGGCCGCCTTCGAGGAAATCCGCGCCACGGAGATGAACGGCGCCAATGTCTCGGCCGTGAAGGCGGCGCTTCTCGCCATGGGACAGGATTGCGGGCCGACCCGTCCGCCCTCCGCCTGGCCGCTCCGCGCCGACCAGCAGGCGCGGCTTGAGGAATTCCTGGCGAATGCCGGCCTCGTGAGAAATTGA
- a CDS encoding 5-dehydro-4-deoxyglucarate dehydratase gives MISPTELRDILRNGLLSFPVTPFDGEDRFAPKPFAAHLDWLSSYPVAGLIVAGGTGELFSLTPAEVVDVVRTARAVAGSAPVIAGCGYGTRIACDLARDIEAAGGDGILLLPHYLTEAPPEGIAARIRAVCHATRMGVIVYNRGQARVSAEQLARLADECPNLIGFKDGTGDIDTVRRVTIQLGDRLSYIGGMPTHELFAQAYKGAGMPTYSSAVFNFVPETALAFHRALSAGDDVACETMLRDFYYPFARIRDRQAGYAVSAIKAGVRLRGFDAGPVRAPLVDLNEEEVAMMQALIATAT, from the coding sequence ATGATCTCACCCACTGAACTGCGCGATATCCTTCGCAACGGCCTTCTCTCCTTCCCCGTGACGCCCTTCGACGGCGAGGACCGCTTCGCGCCGAAGCCCTTCGCGGCCCATCTCGATTGGCTGTCCTCTTATCCCGTCGCGGGCCTGATCGTCGCGGGCGGTACCGGGGAACTGTTCTCGCTCACGCCAGCCGAAGTGGTCGATGTCGTGCGCACCGCTCGCGCCGTCGCGGGCAGCGCGCCGGTCATCGCCGGTTGCGGCTATGGCACGCGCATCGCTTGCGACCTGGCTCGCGATATCGAGGCGGCAGGCGGCGACGGCATCCTGCTCCTGCCGCATTATCTGACCGAGGCGCCGCCCGAAGGCATCGCTGCTCGCATCCGCGCAGTATGCCATGCCACGCGGATGGGCGTGATCGTTTATAATCGCGGCCAGGCGCGCGTCTCGGCCGAGCAATTGGCGCGGCTTGCCGATGAATGCCCCAATCTGATCGGCTTCAAGGACGGCACGGGCGACATCGACACCGTCCGCCGCGTCACGATCCAGTTGGGCGACCGCCTCTCCTATATCGGTGGCATGCCCACGCATGAACTGTTCGCGCAGGCCTATAAGGGGGCGGGAATGCCCACCTATTCCTCGGCGGTGTTCAATTTCGTGCCCGAGACCGCCCTCGCCTTCCATCGCGCCCTCAGCGCGGGCGACGATGTGGCCTGCGAGACGATGCTGCGCGACTTCTACTATCCCTTCGCCCGCATCCGCGACCGCCAGGCCGGCTATGCGGTTTCCGCCATCAAGGCCGGCGTGCGCCTGCGCGGCTTCGATGCCGGCCCGGTCCGCGCGCCGCTGGTCGATCTGAACGAGGAGGAGGTTGCGATGATGCAGGCATTGATCGCGACAGCGACATGA
- a CDS encoding ribonuclease activity regulator RraA: MTDYLLSDATRAKLKGVSTASVATALFKRGLRNQFVQGVVPVSPKEATMVGQAFTLRYIPAREDRNPISVFRNPDHPQRVAIETCPPGWVLVMDGRKDARAATAGSILITRLALRGAAGVVSDSGFRDAEGIGKLDMPAYFARPSAPTNLTLHEALDINVPIACGDVAVFPGDVMLGDKDGVMVIPAHLADEIADECTGMESFEAFVLEEVQSGASIIGLYPSTREENQKKYEAWRGRTGR; encoded by the coding sequence ATGACCGACTATCTGCTTTCCGACGCAACCCGCGCCAAGCTGAAGGGGGTCTCGACGGCCTCGGTCGCCACGGCGCTCTTCAAGCGCGGCCTTCGCAACCAGTTCGTCCAGGGCGTCGTCCCCGTCTCGCCGAAGGAGGCGACGATGGTCGGGCAGGCTTTCACGCTGCGCTACATCCCGGCGCGCGAGGACCGCAACCCCATCAGCGTCTTCCGCAACCCCGACCATCCTCAGCGTGTCGCTATCGAGACCTGCCCGCCCGGCTGGGTGCTGGTGATGGACGGGCGCAAGGATGCGCGGGCGGCGACCGCCGGCTCGATCCTGATCACCCGCCTCGCGCTGCGCGGGGCGGCGGGCGTCGTGTCGGATTCCGGCTTCCGCGACGCGGAGGGCATCGGCAAGCTGGACATGCCCGCCTATTTCGCCCGGCCCTCGGCGCCCACCAATCTGACGCTGCACGAGGCGCTGGATATCAATGTTCCCATCGCCTGCGGCGACGTCGCGGTGTTTCCGGGCGATGTGATGCTGGGCGACAAGGACGGGGTGATGGTGATCCCCGCCCATCTGGCCGACGAGATCGCCGATGAATGCACCGGCATGGAGAGCTTCGAAGCGTTCGTGCTCGAGGAAGTCCAGTCGGGAGCCTCGATCATCGGGCTCTATCCGAGCACGCGTGAGGAAAATCAGAAGAAATATGAGGCCTGGCGCGGCCGGACCGGACGCTGA
- the araD gene encoding L-arabinonate dehydratase: MAANKAYEQLRSARWMQPDDQRSFGHRSRTMQMGYAPEDWQGKPMIAIINTWSDAQPCHMHFKDRVEWVKRGILQAGGFPMELPALSLSENFVKPTTMLYRNMLAMETEELLRSHPVDGAVLMGGCDKTTPGLVMGAVSMGLPFVYLPAGPMLRGNYAGKYLGSGTDGFKYWDERRAGTISKEEWQGIEGGIARSYGHCMTMGTASTMTAIAEAMGLTLPGASSIPAADANHQRMSASCGRRIVEMVWEDLTPDHIITPAAVKNAVVVAMATGCSTNAIIHLIAMARRAGIPLELDDLDRIGRTTPVLANIRPSGTTYLMEDFFYAGGLRALMKQLGDKLDPEAITVTGRPLVEGLDSVKIWNEDVIRPLSNPVYHEGSLAVLKGNLCPDGAVIKPAACDPKFHLHTGPALVADSYPELKTIIDDPDYPLTPDTVLVLRNAGPQGGPGMPEWGMIPMPKALLKLGLRDMVRISDARMSGTSFGACVLHVAPEAFIGGPLALLRTGDMVSLDIPNRSLNMLVGDEELAARRAAWIAPQPKYERGYGFMFSKHIEQADKGCDFDFLKTEFGRPVDEPIIY, from the coding sequence ATGGCCGCGAATAAGGCCTATGAGCAGCTGCGCTCGGCGCGGTGGATGCAGCCGGACGACCAGCGGTCCTTCGGTCATCGCTCACGGACCATGCAGATGGGCTATGCGCCGGAGGATTGGCAGGGCAAGCCGATGATCGCGATCATCAACACTTGGTCCGACGCCCAGCCCTGCCACATGCATTTCAAGGACCGCGTGGAATGGGTGAAGCGCGGCATCCTGCAAGCGGGCGGCTTCCCGATGGAACTGCCGGCGCTTTCGCTTTCCGAGAACTTCGTGAAACCGACGACGATGCTCTATCGCAACATGCTGGCGATGGAGACCGAGGAGCTGCTGCGCTCTCATCCCGTCGATGGCGCTGTGCTGATGGGCGGCTGCGACAAGACCACCCCCGGCCTGGTTATGGGCGCGGTCAGCATGGGCCTGCCCTTCGTCTATCTCCCGGCCGGCCCGATGCTGCGCGGAAATTACGCCGGCAAATATCTTGGCTCCGGCACGGACGGCTTCAAATATTGGGATGAGCGCCGGGCCGGTACCATCTCGAAGGAGGAGTGGCAGGGCATCGAAGGCGGTATTGCCCGCAGCTATGGCCATTGCATGACGATGGGCACCGCCAGCACCATGACGGCGATCGCCGAGGCGATGGGGCTGACGCTTCCCGGTGCCTCGTCCATCCCGGCAGCGGATGCCAACCATCAGCGCATGTCGGCGAGTTGCGGCCGGCGGATCGTCGAGATGGTATGGGAAGACCTGACGCCCGATCACATCATCACCCCCGCCGCGGTGAAGAACGCCGTCGTCGTCGCCATGGCGACCGGCTGCTCCACCAATGCGATCATCCATCTCATCGCCATGGCGCGCCGCGCCGGCATTCCCTTGGAACTGGACGACCTCGACCGCATCGGCCGCACCACGCCGGTGCTGGCCAATATCCGCCCCTCCGGCACGACCTATCTGATGGAGGACTTCTTCTATGCGGGCGGATTGCGCGCGCTGATGAAGCAGTTGGGCGACAAACTCGATCCGGAGGCGATCACCGTTACCGGCCGGCCGCTTGTCGAGGGGCTCGACAGCGTCAAGATCTGGAACGAGGACGTGATCCGGCCCCTGTCGAACCCGGTCTATCATGAAGGCTCGCTGGCGGTGCTGAAGGGCAATCTCTGTCCCGACGGCGCAGTCATCAAGCCCGCTGCCTGCGACCCGAAATTCCACCTTCACACCGGCCCCGCCCTGGTTGCCGACAGCTATCCCGAGTTGAAGACGATCATCGACGATCCCGACTATCCGCTGACCCCCGACACGGTGCTGGTCCTGCGCAATGCCGGGCCGCAGGGTGGGCCGGGAATGCCGGAATGGGGCATGATTCCCATGCCCAAAGCGCTGCTGAAGCTCGGCCTGCGCGACATGGTGCGCATTTCCGATGCGCGCATGTCGGGAACGAGCTTCGGTGCGTGCGTGCTGCATGTCGCGCCGGAGGCCTTCATCGGCGGGCCGCTGGCGCTGCTCCGGACGGGGGACATGGTGTCGCTCGATATTCCGAACCGCAGCCTGAACATGCTGGTCGGCGATGAGGAGCTCGCCGCGCGCCGCGCGGCCTGGATCGCGCCTCAGCCGAAATATGAGCGCGGTTACGGCTTCATGTTCTCCAAGCATATCGAGCAGGCCGACAAGGGTTGCGACTTCGATTTCCTCAAGACGGAATTCGGCCGCCCCGTCGACGAACCCATCATCTATTGA
- a CDS encoding GntR family transcriptional regulator has protein sequence MNTSLASTFGLTPPGLPALNGGTVQRVYDDLRRRIITLQLPPDTTLSRSELTDTYEVSQTPIREAMQLLKQEGLVRIYPQSKTIVTRIDAPQIYEAHFLRVALETEVCRRLAADGDAATVTRARSIIRMQEAVADDPEQLAIFQELDELFHQTLFSGVGRSGLHQLVRERSGHLERVRRLHLPEKGKIVSILEGHRAIVEAIAAGDADGAVAAIRDHLSRTVAKVEELQREFPHYFA, from the coding sequence ATGAACACCTCGCTCGCCTCGACCTTCGGCCTGACCCCGCCCGGACTTCCCGCGCTGAACGGCGGGACCGTGCAGCGCGTCTATGACGATCTGCGTCGGCGGATCATCACGCTGCAGCTCCCACCCGACACCACGCTCTCGCGGTCCGAACTGACCGATACCTATGAGGTCAGCCAGACCCCGATCCGCGAGGCTATGCAGCTGCTGAAGCAGGAGGGGCTCGTCCGCATCTATCCACAATCGAAGACGATCGTGACGCGGATCGACGCGCCGCAGATCTACGAGGCGCATTTTCTGCGGGTCGCGCTGGAAACCGAGGTCTGCCGCCGTCTGGCCGCCGACGGCGACGCTGCGACCGTCACGCGTGCCCGCTCGATCATCCGCATGCAGGAGGCGGTGGCCGACGACCCCGAGCAACTCGCGATTTTCCAGGAACTGGACGAGCTTTTTCACCAGACGCTCTTCTCCGGGGTGGGGCGCAGCGGGCTGCATCAACTCGTGCGCGAGCGTTCGGGCCATCTGGAGCGGGTACGCCGCCTGCATCTTCCGGAAAAAGGCAAGATCGTCAGCATCCTCGAAGGCCACCGCGCCATCGTCGAAGCGATCGCTGCCGGCGATGCCGACGGCGCCGTCGCCGCGATCCGCGACCATCTGAGCCGCACCGTGGCGAAGGTCGAGGAATTGCAGCGCGAATTCCCGCATTATTTCGCCTGA
- a CDS encoding 2-hydroxyacid dehydrogenase — MKPDVLVAYPLRPRQMAVLEERYTLHRLDLAADEAMRAAVLAKAGPLCRAMVVNGHVTVDKALLDQLPALKLAVCSSAGFDRMDLAEMVRRQIRLTNTSDALVDEVANMAVLLALAARRQLVRADAYARTGEWGRSGMFPLTAATAGSQAGIVGLGKIGLAIATRLQALGMRIGYFGRRRKEGVDYPFFADLAGLAAWSDVLLVATPGGPETEGLISASVLAALGPEGTFVNVSRGSVVDETALIGALQRGEIASAGLDVYWNEPDPDPAFAALRNVVLYPHHASGTVETRDRMAELTLGNLAAFFAGEPLLTPVN, encoded by the coding sequence ATGAAGCCCGATGTCCTCGTCGCCTATCCCCTGCGCCCCCGCCAGATGGCGGTGCTGGAGGAGCGCTATACGCTGCACCGCCTCGATCTCGCGGCGGACGAGGCCATGCGCGCGGCCGTGCTCGCCAAGGCGGGTCCGCTCTGCAGGGCCATGGTGGTGAATGGCCATGTCACCGTGGACAAGGCCCTGCTCGACCAGCTGCCGGCTCTGAAGCTTGCCGTCTGCTCGTCGGCGGGTTTCGACCGGATGGACCTCGCCGAGATGGTGCGGCGCCAGATCCGCCTGACCAATACGTCAGACGCGTTGGTGGACGAGGTTGCCAACATGGCGGTGTTGCTCGCGCTGGCGGCGCGACGTCAGCTCGTGCGCGCCGATGCCTATGCGCGAACCGGCGAATGGGGCCGCAGCGGCATGTTTCCGCTGACGGCCGCGACCGCCGGCAGCCAGGCCGGCATCGTCGGCCTCGGCAAGATCGGCTTGGCGATCGCGACCCGCCTGCAGGCGCTTGGCATGCGCATCGGCTATTTCGGCCGTCGACGGAAAGAGGGCGTCGACTACCCCTTCTTCGCCGACCTGGCGGGTCTGGCGGCCTGGTCGGACGTCCTGCTTGTCGCAACGCCGGGCGGGCCGGAGACGGAGGGGCTCATCTCGGCGTCCGTCCTGGCGGCGCTGGGCCCTGAGGGAACTTTCGTCAATGTCTCGCGCGGGAGCGTGGTCGACGAGACGGCGTTGATCGGCGCGCTGCAACGGGGCGAGATCGCCTCAGCGGGGCTCGATGTCTATTGGAACGAACCTGATCCAGATCCGGCCTTCGCCGCGCTCCGCAATGTCGTGCTCTATCCCCACCACGCCAGCGGCACCGTCGAGACCCGCGATCGCATGGCCGAGCTGACGCTCGGCAATCTCGCAGCTTTCTTCGCCGGAGAACCGCTCCTGACACCGGTCAATTGA
- a CDS encoding ABC transporter ATP-binding protein yields MADHLLEVRDLSVEFHTAAGTVQAVRNVSWHLDRGETLAILGESGSGKSVSAAAVMNLIDMPPGRITSGAILLNGKDMLAMSAEARRAINGARIAMIFQDPLAHLNPVYSAGWQIAEMMTTHGEPREKARARTLELLTRVGIPDPERAMSRYPHQFSGGQRQRLMIAMALACKPDILIADEPTTALDVTVQAQVLALLEELQQETGMGLLLITHDLGVVAEIADRVVVMNGGSIVETGQAAEVYRDPQHPYTRKLIAAAPGKGVMPAERDRSGEPLLRVEGLHKRFGAFHALQGVDLTIMPGETVAVVGESGSGKSTLARAILRLDDPDAGRVLYRGNDLITMGARELFALRRDLQMVFQDPTQSLHPRMTVFQLIAEAWVIHPDILPRAAWRERVAELLVKVGLTADMAARYPHQFSGGQRQRIAIARALAMNPKLIVCDEAVSALDVSIQAQVIALLEGLRREFGLSYLFIAHDLPVVRDFADRVIVMQAGRIIEQGPVRQIFEAPVEPYTRALLAASLDPDPEVQARRRAARHDAEIIAA; encoded by the coding sequence ATGGCTGATCACCTTCTGGAAGTGCGCGATCTGTCGGTGGAGTTCCACACGGCCGCCGGCACGGTGCAGGCCGTCCGCAATGTGAGCTGGCATCTCGATCGGGGCGAGACTCTGGCGATCCTCGGCGAGAGCGGCTCGGGCAAGTCGGTCTCCGCCGCGGCGGTGATGAACCTGATCGACATGCCGCCGGGCCGCATCACGAGCGGCGCGATCTTGCTCAACGGAAAGGACATGCTGGCGATGTCCGCCGAGGCGAGGCGCGCGATCAACGGCGCCCGCATCGCCATGATCTTCCAGGATCCGCTCGCCCACCTCAATCCGGTCTATTCCGCCGGCTGGCAAATCGCCGAAATGATGACGACGCATGGCGAGCCTCGGGAAAAGGCGCGCGCCAGGACGCTGGAATTGCTGACGCGCGTCGGCATTCCCGACCCGGAGCGAGCGATGAGCCGCTATCCGCATCAGTTCTCGGGCGGCCAGCGCCAGCGCCTGATGATCGCGATGGCGCTCGCCTGCAAGCCCGACATCCTGATTGCCGACGAACCGACGACGGCGCTCGACGTGACCGTGCAGGCGCAGGTCCTGGCACTGCTTGAGGAATTGCAGCAGGAGACCGGCATGGGGCTCCTGCTGATCACTCATGACCTCGGCGTGGTGGCGGAGATCGCCGATCGCGTCGTGGTGATGAACGGCGGCAGCATCGTCGAGACCGGCCAGGCAGCCGAGGTCTATCGCGATCCGCAGCACCCCTATACCCGCAAGCTGATCGCCGCCGCCCCCGGCAAGGGCGTCATGCCCGCCGAGCGCGACAGGAGCGGCGAGCCGCTGCTGCGGGTGGAAGGACTGCACAAGCGCTTTGGCGCCTTCCATGCGCTGCAGGGCGTCGACCTCACGATCATGCCGGGCGAGACCGTGGCGGTGGTGGGCGAGAGCGGCTCGGGCAAGTCGACGCTGGCCCGAGCGATCCTGCGCCTCGACGACCCGGATGCCGGCCGCGTCCTCTATCGCGGCAACGACCTGATCACGATGGGCGCGCGCGAATTGTTCGCGCTCCGTCGCGATCTGCAGATGGTCTTCCAGGATCCGACCCAGAGCCTCCATCCGCGCATGACTGTGTTCCAGCTCATCGCGGAAGCCTGGGTGATCCATCCCGACATCCTGCCCCGGGCCGCCTGGCGGGAGCGGGTGGCCGAACTGCTGGTCAAGGTCGGGCTGACGGCCGACATGGCGGCGCGCTATCCGCATCAGTTCTCCGGCGGCCAGCGGCAGCGCATCGCCATAGCCCGCGCCCTGGCGATGAACCCGAAGCTGATCGTCTGCGACGAGGCGGTTTCGGCGCTCGACGTCTCGATCCAGGCGCAGGTCATCGCACTGCTCGAGGGGCTGCGTCGCGAGTTTGGCCTCTCCTATCTGTTCATCGCCCATGACCTGCCGGTCGTGCGCGATTTCGCCGACCGCGTCATCGTCATGCAGGCTGGCCGGATCATCGAGCAGGGTCCGGTACGGCAGATCTTCGAGGCGCCGGTCGAGCCCTATACGCGCGCCCTCCTGGCGGCGAGCCTCGATCCCGATCCCGAGGTTCAGGCCAGACGCCGTGCTGCCCGCCACGATGCCGAGATCATAGCCGCATGA
- a CDS encoding ABC transporter permease has translation MSETRADTQTKPTGRRPESAAARWLAMLWADKFAFCAALFLLIAVLCAIFGPALLETAAIKQNLRGRNAAPFELARGWLYVLGADALGRPLLARIVVAAQNTLLVAGAAVLASSIVGCALGLVAGYSRRRAAQWILRLGDVIMSFPSLLLAVVVLYMLEPSIANIVLVLAITRIPIYLRTTRAEVLELRERMFVQAARVMGASDRRILFRHILPMVLPTLVTIATLDFAYVMLAESALSFLGIGIQAPEITWGLMVSQGRPYLTTAWWLSFWPGLAIILTTLSLNLLSNWMRIALDPAQRWRLEMGGRRNG, from the coding sequence ATGAGCGAGACCCGAGCCGATACGCAAACCAAACCCACGGGGCGGAGACCGGAAAGCGCGGCCGCGCGGTGGCTCGCCATGTTGTGGGCCGACAAGTTCGCCTTCTGCGCAGCGCTGTTCCTGCTCATCGCGGTGCTTTGCGCGATCTTCGGCCCGGCCTTGCTGGAGACGGCGGCGATCAAGCAGAACCTGCGCGGCCGCAACGCCGCCCCGTTCGAGCTGGCGCGGGGCTGGCTCTATGTTCTTGGCGCCGATGCGCTCGGCCGGCCGCTCCTGGCGCGGATCGTCGTGGCGGCGCAGAACACCCTGCTCGTCGCCGGCGCAGCGGTACTGGCCTCCTCGATCGTCGGCTGCGCGCTCGGTCTCGTCGCGGGCTACAGCCGCCGCCGCGCGGCACAGTGGATACTGCGCCTCGGGGACGTGATCATGTCCTTCCCCTCGCTTCTGCTTGCCGTGGTCGTGCTCTACATGCTGGAGCCCTCGATCGCCAATATCGTGCTCGTTCTGGCAATCACCCGCATCCCGATCTACCTGCGCACCACCCGCGCCGAGGTGCTCGAACTGCGCGAGCGCATGTTCGTGCAGGCGGCCAGGGTCATGGGCGCCTCGGACCGGCGGATTCTCTTCCGCCACATCCTGCCGATGGTTCTGCCCACGCTCGTCACCATCGCCACGCTCGACTTCGCCTATGTCATGCTGGCGGAATCGGCGCTGTCCTTTCTCGGCATCGGCATTCAGGCACCGGAGATCACCTGGGGCCTGATGGTGTCGCAGGGCCGGCCCTACCTGACCACGGCCTGGTGGCTGTCGTTCTGGCCCGGCCTCGCGATCATCCTGACGACATTGTCGCTGAACCTTCTCTCCAACTGGATGCGCATCGCGCTCGACCCGGCACAAAGATGGCGGCTCGAAATGGGAGGACGCCGCAATGGCTGA